In Spinacia oleracea cultivar Varoflay chromosome 5, BTI_SOV_V1, whole genome shotgun sequence, a single window of DNA contains:
- the LOC110784389 gene encoding E3 ubiquitin-protein ligase HAKAI homolog has protein sequence MLQIRLNKGSSIEGGTGTKLLPGESVNVACPDHLILADLPVAKGLGSATAASFVKIVGRRSRRQLAERVHFCVRCDFPIAVYGRLSPCEHAYCLDCARSDSICYLCDERIQKIQTIKMMEGIFVCAAPHCLKSFLKKPEFESHIHEIHADLLHPYMKRDQEMSDPEGSGTKQSSTLDTTLRGPPRPGFPPSANNHQLNDRDDRARRQQPRDQPPLLRPLMQPKPPLFYGQPHPSDLQSDNRPMGFDGSGQNRMQQQQNGDSDKQQQQQGILPEPHREYQMMYPQQQSNFPMPNPMMLGGPPFGFPPFPSDGAPPFYGTPSSYEVTRSDSAGEGGSEQGGGSVLGFAPGSGRPVNFSENYPRPWNGGPANVSFEAVQGGAQGGLLSAPPQQGMPPPPPPPGPPPPHLMQHKHGYFTGDTSNDGGKSYGWQSERRDGFGSNQD, from the exons ATGCTTCAAATTCGCCTTAATAAAGGTTCATCTATAGAAGGTGGCACTGGAACAAAGTTGCTGCCTGGGGAATCTGTGAATGTCGCATGCCCTGATCACCTAATTCTTGCTGATCTTCCTGTTGCCAAGGGTCTTGGTTCTGCGACTGCTGCTTCATTTGTTAAGATTGTTGGTCGACGGTCCCGACGACAGCTTGCTGAGCGAGTCCACTTTTGCGTTCGTTGTGATTTCCCAATCGCAGTTTATGGCCGCCTG agtcCATGCGAGCATGCCTACTGCCTTGATTGCGCGAGGAGTGATTCTATTTGTTATCT ATGTGATGAACGGATCCAGAAGATTCAAACCATCAAAATGATGGAGGGAATTTTCGTTTGTGCTGCTCCTCACTGCCTCAAGTCATTTCTGAAAAAGCCGGAATTTGAGTCTCACATTCATGAAATCCATGCCGACTTGCTTCATCCTTATATGAAGAGAGATCAAGAAATGAGTGATCCCGAGGGTTCAGGTACTAAGCAGTCTTCAACTTTAGATACAACTCTCCGAGGCCCGCCAAGGCCCGGTTTCCCTCCTAGTGCAAATAATCATCAGCTGAATGATCGTGATGATAGAGCTCGTCGCCAGCAACCTAGAGACCAGCCACCTCTTCTTAGACCACTTATGCAGCCAAAGCCACCCCTGTTCTACGGGCAACCCCATCCTTCTGACCTGCAATCTGACAACCGCCCCATGGGTTTTGACGGGTCGGGCCAAAATCGGATGCAGCAGCAGCAGAATGGTGATTCAGataagcagcagcagcagcaaggaaTTCTCCCAGAACCCCACCGCGAGTACCAGATGATGTACCCACAACAGCAATCAAATTTCCCCATGCCTAACCCGATGATGTTGGGTGGGCCTCCATTTGGGTTTCCTCCTTTCCCATCTGATGGAGCTCCACCTTTTTATGGTACTCCATCTTCCTACGAGGTAACACGATCAGACTCCGCCGGAGAAGGTGGATCAGAGCAAGGAGGCGGGTCAGTATTGGGTTTTGCTCCTGGATCTGGCAGGCCCGTTAACTTCTCGGAAAACTATCCCCGTCCTTGGAATGGGGGGCCCGCAAATGTTTCTTTTGAAGCTGTCCAGGGTGGTGCACAAGGTGGTTTGTTGTCAGCACCACCTCAACAAGGCATGCCTCCACCACCGCCGCCACCAGGGCCACCACCTCCCCATTTGATGCAGCATAAACATGGTTACTTCACGGGTGATACGAGTAACGATGGAGGAAAGAGCTACGGATGGCAGTCAGAGAGACGCGATGGTTTCGGAAGTAACCAGGATTAG